From the Nodularia sp. NIES-3585 genome, one window contains:
- a CDS encoding toll/interleukin-1 receptor domain-containing protein, with the protein MIKCFLSHSSKDKKSYVEIVARELSKNNIVYDELTFEEGNQSLEEILNGLDNSQIFVIFISESSLLSNWVKLEITKANKALENGDIKRIFPIIIDQNITYKDERIPDWMREKYNLKYISRPKVAVRRIRQKLRELSWELHPKNKERNKIFVGRNQLINSFEERIDDFDKSTPICIIASGIPEIGRRSLIKRCFIKSNLIGEYYEFPSINLSYEDSLEDFIHKIYALGLSAEYDLTNFMSKSIDEKLSIAIKIVTDIQNSKEIISIVDNGCIVTSERKINNWFFRLIERVEYVKTLTFAIASNYRLLKHTIHNKESIYSLEVPELERKERNGLLKRYSEFEDLNLSSDDLAFFSDLLSGYPGQVFYAVDLIKDYGVNRAKKESSQIAEFSSNKAQLLLNRYENDSEKLDFLYLLSEFDFINYEFIFDIVEENQQFGKTLDEFIAFAVCETLGANGEYIRVNDTIRDYVRRNRFSLPKQYEEKLRKHLDKFLETYTEEQKDVPDYLYSLKQALIEGKDIDSKYLIPSHFLKTMKELYDRHYRYEDVVKLADQVLANEVALDIKLKQEVRYYLCASLARLRKDKRFLDEVHKIQGFDHNFLLGFYYRLQGRPHEALTRLQKALEAQTKSSKVKREIVQVLLALDDFENALALAHENYENYPTNPFHIQAYFNCMINSHFVGDKENIVNRLLDDLKKINSEKAQEILGVSHSQFVAFEKNNLIEALNLIDNVIGKFPESKYPKLTRFEISFRFKHIKEMQNSINVLEEHIRKKRINNNSDLYKALIRAKCKYLAVTGKRQEAILLVNTELKGYSDSYRDKLLEKLKNLSD; encoded by the coding sequence ATGATCAAATGTTTTCTATCACATAGTAGCAAGGACAAAAAAAGCTATGTTGAAATTGTTGCCAGAGAGTTAAGCAAAAATAATATAGTTTATGATGAATTGACTTTCGAGGAAGGAAATCAATCACTGGAAGAAATACTTAACGGACTAGATAATTCTCAAATTTTTGTGATATTTATTTCGGAATCTTCTTTATTATCAAACTGGGTTAAGTTAGAAATAACTAAAGCAAATAAAGCATTAGAAAATGGCGATATAAAGAGAATATTTCCAATTATCATAGACCAAAATATAACTTATAAAGATGAAAGAATTCCTGATTGGATGAGGGAGAAATATAACCTTAAGTATATTTCTCGCCCAAAAGTAGCTGTAAGAAGAATTCGTCAAAAGCTTAGAGAACTAAGTTGGGAGCTTCATCCTAAAAATAAAGAAAGAAATAAAATATTTGTTGGCAGAAATCAGCTAATCAATTCTTTTGAAGAGCGTATAGACGACTTTGATAAATCAACACCAATATGTATAATCGCTTCAGGAATCCCTGAAATAGGTAGAAGAAGCCTTATAAAACGTTGTTTTATTAAATCTAATTTAATTGGTGAATATTATGAATTTCCATCTATTAATTTAAGTTACGAAGATAGTCTTGAAGACTTTATACACAAAATATACGCTCTTGGCTTATCAGCAGAATATGATTTAACTAATTTTATGAGTAAGTCAATAGATGAAAAACTTTCTATAGCTATTAAAATCGTAACTGATATTCAAAACTCTAAAGAAATTATTTCTATTGTAGACAATGGATGTATTGTTACATCTGAAAGAAAAATTAATAACTGGTTTTTCAGACTTATAGAAAGAGTTGAATATGTAAAAACATTGACTTTTGCGATTGCATCTAATTATCGATTATTGAAACATACTATACATAATAAAGAGAGTATATACAGTCTTGAAGTACCTGAACTAGAGCGCAAAGAAAGAAATGGTCTACTCAAAAGATATTCTGAATTTGAGGATCTGAATCTAAGCAGTGATGATTTAGCATTTTTCTCTGATTTATTAAGTGGATATCCCGGACAAGTTTTTTATGCTGTAGATTTAATAAAAGATTATGGCGTGAATAGAGCTAAGAAAGAATCTTCACAAATAGCAGAATTTAGCTCTAACAAAGCACAATTACTCTTGAATAGATATGAAAATGATTCAGAAAAATTAGATTTTCTTTATCTATTATCAGAATTTGATTTTATTAACTATGAATTTATATTTGATATAGTTGAAGAAAACCAGCAATTTGGCAAAACTCTTGATGAATTTATTGCTTTTGCTGTATGTGAAACTTTGGGTGCAAATGGGGAATATATTAGAGTTAATGATACTATTAGAGATTATGTTAGAAGAAATAGATTTTCTCTTCCTAAACAATATGAAGAAAAGTTGCGTAAACATTTAGATAAATTTCTAGAAACTTATACAGAAGAACAAAAAGATGTGCCTGATTACCTTTATTCATTAAAGCAAGCTTTGATAGAAGGTAAAGATATTGATAGTAAATATTTGATACCCTCACATTTTCTAAAAACGATGAAAGAACTGTATGATAGACATTATCGTTATGAAGATGTAGTAAAGCTAGCTGACCAAGTTTTAGCTAATGAAGTTGCGCTAGATATCAAGCTTAAACAGGAAGTAAGATATTATCTTTGTGCTTCTTTAGCACGTCTCCGAAAAGATAAAAGGTTCTTAGATGAAGTGCATAAAATTCAAGGCTTTGATCATAATTTCTTACTTGGATTTTATTATCGCTTACAGGGCAGACCTCATGAGGCTCTTACTAGACTTCAAAAAGCTTTAGAGGCACAAACAAAGTCATCAAAGGTAAAGAGAGAAATCGTGCAAGTCCTTCTTGCTCTTGATGATTTTGAAAATGCTTTAGCTCTGGCTCATGAGAATTATGAAAATTATCCAACTAATCCTTTTCATATACAAGCATACTTTAATTGCATGATAAATAGTCATTTTGTTGGAGACAAAGAAAATATAGTAAATCGTTTGTTAGATGATTTAAAAAAAATAAATTCTGAGAAAGCACAAGAGATATTAGGAGTTTCACATTCTCAATTTGTAGCTTTCGAGAAAAATAATTTAATTGAAGCTTTAAATCTTATAGATAATGTCATTGGTAAATTTCCAGAATCCAAATACCCTAAGCTTACACGATTTGAGATATCCTTTAGGTTCAAACATATAAAAGAAATGCAAAACTCTATAAATGTATTAGAAGAACACATAAGGAAAAAGCGGATAAATAATAATTCAGATTTGTACAAAGCATTAATACGAGCTAAATGTAAGTATTTGGCAGTAACTGGAAAACGGCAAGAAGCTATATTACTGGTAAATACTGAACTTAAAGGCTACTCTGACTCTTACAGAGATAAACTTCTAGAAAAGCTAAAAAACCTTTCTGATTAA
- a CDS encoding SPFH domain-containing protein, whose product MGNFFLLIFLALGGSAVAGSVKVVNQGNEVLVERLGSYNQKLGPGLNFVIPFLDKIVYKQTIREKVLDIPPQKCITRDNVGIEVDAVVYWRIVDMEKAWYKVENLHAAMTTLVLTQIRSEMGQLELDKTFTARSQINEMLLRELDIATDPWGVKITRVELRDIVPSQTVRESMELQMAAERRRRAAILTSEGERESAVNSARGKAEAQILDAEARQKATILHAEAQQKSIVLQAQAERQQQVLKAQATSEALQIITKTLNSEPGAQEALQFLLAQNYLEMGMKIGSSDSSKVMFMDPRSIPATLEGMRSIVSDASASPLFGNQTSGGNQSRSS is encoded by the coding sequence ATGGGTAACTTTTTTTTACTAATCTTCTTGGCGCTTGGTGGTTCTGCGGTGGCAGGATCTGTGAAGGTTGTTAATCAAGGTAATGAAGTCTTGGTGGAAAGATTGGGTAGCTATAACCAAAAGCTGGGGCCAGGGCTGAATTTTGTCATCCCTTTTTTAGATAAAATTGTCTACAAACAAACTATCCGCGAAAAGGTCTTAGATATTCCTCCGCAAAAATGTATTACCCGCGACAATGTGGGCATTGAAGTTGATGCGGTGGTTTACTGGCGAATTGTGGATATGGAAAAAGCTTGGTATAAAGTAGAAAATCTCCATGCAGCCATGACGACTTTGGTTTTAACTCAAATCCGTTCGGAAATGGGGCAATTGGAGTTAGATAAAACCTTTACTGCCCGTTCTCAAATCAATGAAATGTTATTGCGGGAGTTAGATATTGCTACTGATCCTTGGGGCGTGAAAATTACGCGGGTGGAATTGCGAGATATTGTCCCATCCCAGACGGTGCGAGAATCAATGGAGTTGCAAATGGCGGCAGAACGCCGCAGACGGGCGGCAATTCTCACTTCTGAGGGTGAACGGGAATCTGCTGTGAATAGCGCTAGGGGTAAGGCTGAGGCGCAAATTTTGGACGCTGAAGCTCGACAAAAAGCCACGATCCTCCATGCAGAAGCGCAACAAAAATCTATTGTGTTACAAGCCCAAGCTGAACGTCAGCAACAGGTTCTGAAGGCACAAGCAACTTCAGAAGCACTACAAATTATCACTAAAACTCTGAATAGTGAACCAGGCGCACAAGAAGCATTACAGTTTTTACTTGCCCAAAATTATCTGGAAATGGGTATGAAGATTGGCAGCAGTGACAGCAGTAAGGTGATGTTTATGGACCCCCGCAGTATTCCTGCTACTTTAGAGGGGATGCGTTCTATTGTTTCTGATGCGTCTGCTAGCCCGTTGTTTGGCAATCAGACATCAGGGGGAAATCAAAGTCGTTCAAGTTGA
- a CDS encoding 4-Cys prefix domain-containing protein — protein MISTQRIIYCINPDCTNPINPAGESVCASCQTPLVHRYLWASGSLAAAISPTTKVLDRYEVITQQVWLDTQPGLPPTVPEELPTAVIPYLRLYQERLHLPEAYGFVYIAELGADDILLLENVPIDDTGNLYPTIAEAWEQATAVRQVYWLWQILQLWKPLSELGVAHSLLMPDNLRSQGWCVRLLELYQTPATQKPSLQDLGESWQPWVASVNTPVSPELETIIQQMCSNQVELATISTQLNTLLLSSAAELPLTLTVAGATDVGPQLRQNEDHCYPMAASNLDDPILRRLAIVCDGIGGHQGGEVASQLAVQSLKLQVRALLTEVGEQIEPVPPDLLQSQLEASLRVVNNVICACNDEQKRQGRERMATTLVMALQVPQRVPTTSGWQSDNAHELYLANIGDSRAYWITNKYCQLLTVDDIVATREVSSARSLYRPALESIDATALIQALGTKDAESLHIVIKRFILEEDGVLLLCSDGLSDNNWVEKSWQDYVIPVLAGQLSVEDALSDWINLANEKNGHDNTSVVMTLCQVSKGYLVPVTESSVSEEIVKIEELKVLEEPEELEELEQPEALETESSFAPSSQALLDLDITLDNNQPESPIPTPVKQPSRRKPMVLVGGLLAVLLGGTSLALFAWWQLNPQGFGQICRQLPQQMQPICPQNK, from the coding sequence ATGATTTCGACACAGCGCATAATTTATTGCATCAATCCAGACTGTACTAATCCCATTAATCCTGCGGGAGAAAGTGTTTGTGCCAGTTGCCAAACTCCTTTAGTCCACCGCTATCTCTGGGCTAGTGGTTCTTTAGCAGCGGCTATTTCACCCACAACTAAAGTGCTGGATAGGTATGAGGTAATTACACAACAGGTTTGGTTAGATACTCAACCGGGGTTACCGCCAACAGTACCTGAAGAGTTACCAACAGCAGTTATCCCTTATTTAAGGCTATACCAAGAGCGGTTACACCTGCCTGAAGCCTATGGGTTTGTTTACATCGCAGAACTAGGTGCAGATGATATCCTTTTGCTGGAAAATGTACCGATAGATGATACAGGAAATCTTTACCCCACCATTGCCGAAGCATGGGAACAAGCAACGGCAGTGAGACAAGTTTACTGGCTATGGCAAATTCTCCAACTGTGGAAACCTTTATCAGAGTTAGGAGTTGCCCATAGTTTACTGATGCCAGATAACCTGCGATCGCAAGGTTGGTGTGTGCGACTATTGGAACTTTACCAAACACCAGCTACTCAAAAACCGAGTTTACAGGATTTGGGTGAATCTTGGCAGCCTTGGGTGGCATCTGTAAACACCCCAGTATCTCCAGAATTAGAAACTATCATTCAACAGATGTGTAGTAATCAGGTAGAGTTAGCAACAATTTCTACTCAACTCAATACCTTATTACTTTCATCCGCGGCAGAATTACCATTAACTCTGACAGTGGCAGGGGCAACCGATGTTGGCCCCCAATTGCGGCAAAATGAAGATCATTGTTACCCGATGGCTGCTAGTAACTTAGATGACCCCATACTGCGACGGTTAGCGATTGTTTGCGATGGCATTGGTGGACACCAAGGCGGTGAGGTTGCTAGTCAATTGGCTGTACAGTCATTAAAACTGCAAGTCAGGGCTTTGTTAACCGAAGTAGGAGAACAAATTGAACCAGTTCCACCTGATTTATTGCAGTCACAACTAGAAGCCAGCTTGCGGGTTGTGAATAATGTCATTTGTGCTTGTAATGACGAACAGAAACGCCAAGGCAGAGAACGCATGGCCACAACCCTGGTGATGGCTTTACAAGTGCCGCAACGAGTGCCAACCACCTCTGGCTGGCAGTCAGATAATGCCCATGAACTTTATTTAGCTAATATTGGTGATAGTCGTGCTTATTGGATAACTAACAAATACTGCCAGCTACTCACAGTAGATGATATTGTGGCGACGCGAGAAGTCAGTTCTGCCCGCAGTCTGTATCGTCCAGCACTTGAGAGCATCGATGCAACTGCCCTCATCCAAGCATTGGGGACAAAAGATGCTGAATCGCTACACATTGTGATTAAACGCTTTATTTTGGAAGAAGACGGAGTATTACTACTGTGTTCAGATGGTTTAAGTGATAATAACTGGGTAGAAAAATCCTGGCAAGATTATGTAATCCCTGTGTTAGCAGGTCAACTTTCAGTTGAAGATGCTCTCAGCGATTGGATTAATTTAGCCAATGAAAAAAATGGTCATGATAATACTTCTGTGGTTATGACTCTTTGCCAAGTATCCAAAGGATATCTAGTGCCAGTTACTGAATCATCAGTGTCAGAAGAAATTGTCAAAATAGAAGAATTAAAAGTATTAGAAGAACCAGAAGAACTCGAAGAATTAGAACAACCAGAAGCACTAGAAACAGAATCTTCCTTCGCGCCAAGTTCTCAAGCACTACTGGATTTGGATATCACACTTGATAATAATCAACCAGAATCACCCATCCCTACCCCAGTTAAACAACCAAGTCGGCGTAAGCCTATGGTGCTAGTTGGGGGATTATTGGCTGTGCTGCTGGGAGGTACAAGTTTGGCATTATTTGCTTGGTGGCAACTTAATCCTCAAGGATTTGGGCAGATATGTCGGCAACTTCCCCAGCAAATGCAACCAATATGTCCCCAAAACAAGTAA
- a CDS encoding ferredoxin-thioredoxin reductase variable chain: MQVEMLVEQQKLDVNIVMKVGDRVRVKESVVVYHHPEHRGQACDIKGTEGEVIGIATEWQGRPVSANLPILVRFTKKFKAHLRENELEVI, encoded by the coding sequence ATGCAGGTGGAGATGCTTGTGGAACAGCAAAAGCTAGATGTAAATATAGTTATGAAAGTTGGCGATCGCGTCCGTGTTAAAGAGTCGGTGGTAGTGTATCATCATCCTGAGCATCGCGGTCAGGCTTGTGACATTAAAGGTACTGAAGGTGAAGTTATAGGTATTGCGACTGAATGGCAAGGTAGACCTGTCAGCGCTAATCTACCAATTTTAGTTAGGTTTACTAAAAAATTTAAAGCTCATTTACGTGAGAATGAGTTAGAAGTCATTTAA
- a CDS encoding NfeD family protein, whose product MGSYTLIWLVAGSFLCLMEFVFPSAFVQFMMGISALIVAVLSRLGLGNLWLQVTAWLLLSTVLIVLSRRFLQPRRRESKIQDTVLAQTLTEIPAGETGRVLYEGNSWRAQCDDEQLSVAPNQRVYVVRRQGTTLIVMPDNLLR is encoded by the coding sequence ATCGGAAGTTATACCTTAATCTGGCTCGTGGCAGGATCTTTTCTGTGTTTAATGGAATTTGTCTTCCCATCAGCTTTTGTCCAATTCATGATGGGAATTAGTGCCTTAATCGTGGCGGTACTGTCTCGATTGGGTTTGGGGAATTTATGGCTACAAGTTACGGCTTGGTTACTGCTTTCCACAGTTCTGATTGTGCTTTCGCGACGATTTTTGCAGCCGCGCCGACGCGAATCGAAAATACAGGATACAGTTTTAGCCCAAACCTTAACAGAAATCCCCGCTGGCGAAACCGGACGGGTACTATATGAAGGAAATTCTTGGCGCGCACAATGTGACGATGAACAACTCAGCGTAGCACCCAATCAAAGAGTTTATGTAGTCAGAAGGCAAGGCACGACTTTGATTGTGATGCCAGATAATTTATTGCGTTGA
- a CDS encoding YdcF family protein, whose amino-acid sequence MFLYLSKLLPLFFYPLGLVSISLIVALVTLWKRPRIAAIAISLALSLLLVCSNAWVAKSLVRSLEWQHFPLTPVPNAEAIVVLGGATKSAYPPRPTVDLSEAGDRVIYAAQLYRQQKAPIIILSGGRIDWRGGGHPESADMADVLTSIGIPSEVIIQEPESLNTYQNAVNVKKILGSRGIGKVLLVTSAMHMPRSLKIFQRQGMDVIAAPTDFLVSQGELQELSSTPKAAILNLLPETNNLNQLTSALKEYIGSFVYSWRGWL is encoded by the coding sequence ATGTTTTTATATCTGTCTAAGTTACTACCACTGTTTTTTTATCCCCTGGGACTAGTTAGTATTAGTTTGATTGTGGCATTGGTAACGTTGTGGAAACGACCACGCATAGCCGCGATCGCTATTTCTTTGGCTTTAAGTTTATTGCTGGTTTGCAGTAATGCTTGGGTGGCGAAATCTTTGGTGCGATCTCTGGAATGGCAACATTTCCCTCTTACCCCAGTCCCGAATGCAGAGGCGATTGTCGTTTTAGGTGGTGCAACCAAATCAGCCTATCCTCCCCGGCCGACTGTGGATTTAAGTGAAGCAGGAGACCGCGTGATTTATGCGGCACAATTATATCGCCAACAGAAAGCCCCCATCATTATTCTCAGTGGTGGTCGGATTGATTGGCGTGGTGGTGGTCACCCAGAATCGGCAGATATGGCAGATGTGCTGACATCTATTGGTATCCCATCTGAGGTAATTATCCAGGAACCGGAATCTCTGAATACTTATCAAAATGCCGTCAATGTGAAGAAAATTTTAGGATCTCGTGGTATTGGTAAAGTATTATTAGTGACTTCGGCAATGCATATGCCGCGATCGCTGAAAATTTTCCAGCGTCAAGGTATGGATGTGATTGCTGCACCTACTGATTTTCTCGTCAGTCAAGGTGAACTGCAAGAACTTAGCAGTACTCCCAAAGCCGCGATCCTCAATTTATTACCTGAGACGAATAACCTAAATCAATTGACTAGCGCCCTCAAAGAATATATTGGCAGTTTTGTATATAGTTGGCGCGGTTGGCTGTGA
- the purS gene encoding phosphoribosylformylglycinamidine synthase subunit PurS, giving the protein MQRKYIAKIFVTLRPSVLDPAGVAVQSGLQQLGYNNVEQVRIGKYIELTITSTEEIKARQDMERICDQMLANPVIENYRFDLIEVETQTGVI; this is encoded by the coding sequence GTGCAAAGGAAGTATATAGCTAAAATTTTCGTGACGCTTCGTCCTTCAGTCTTAGACCCTGCTGGTGTGGCTGTACAATCTGGTCTCCAGCAACTGGGATACAACAATGTGGAACAGGTGCGGATTGGTAAGTACATTGAACTAACCATCACTTCGACTGAAGAGATTAAAGCGCGTCAAGACATGGAACGGATCTGTGACCAAATGCTAGCAAATCCGGTGATTGAAAATTATCGCTTTGATTTGATAGAGGTCGAAACACAAACGGGAGTCATTTAA
- a CDS encoding Fur family transcriptional regulator translates to MRAIHTRSQERILSLLKSIKQGISAQDIYVELRNRNQSMGLATVYRSLEGLKLEGMVQVRTLANGEALYNLAQQDKHHLTCLQCGVSIPISQCPVHDLEGELESSHKFKIFYHTLEFFGLCSQCQINQTAGVGVS, encoded by the coding sequence ATGAGAGCCATACACACCCGCAGTCAAGAGCGGATTTTGAGCCTGCTGAAAAGCATTAAACAAGGCATTTCTGCCCAAGATATTTACGTAGAATTACGCAACCGAAATCAAAGCATGGGTTTAGCCACGGTTTACCGATCCCTAGAAGGCTTAAAACTTGAAGGTATGGTGCAGGTCAGGACTTTAGCTAACGGTGAAGCCCTCTATAACCTAGCCCAGCAAGACAAACACCACCTCACTTGCCTCCAGTGTGGCGTTTCGATTCCGATTAGTCAGTGTCCCGTTCATGACCTAGAAGGCGAGTTGGAATCGAGCCACAAGTTTAAAATTTTTTACCACACACTGGAATTTTTTGGTTTATGTAGTCAATGCCAAATCAACCAAACTGCTGGTGTAGGAGTTAGTTAA
- the purQ gene encoding phosphoribosylformylglycinamidine synthase subunit PurQ — protein sequence MKFGVLVFPGSNCDRDVAYVTKELLGQPTRMVWHQETDIADVDVVIVPGGFSYGDYLRCGAIAQFSPVMQQVIAHAQKGKFVLGICNGFQVLTEAGLLPGALTRNRDLHFICDRVPLQVERTDTNWTQAYTTGETITLPIAHGEGRFYADSATLSAIEEHEQVVFRYAGENPNGSLNNIAGICNRQGNVLGMMPHPERASDASLGCSDGLRLFQGLLEKIAALA from the coding sequence ATGAAATTTGGGGTTTTGGTTTTTCCGGGTTCTAATTGCGATCGCGATGTGGCTTATGTGACCAAAGAATTGCTGGGTCAACCGACTCGCATGGTTTGGCATCAAGAAACAGACATCGCTGATGTGGATGTGGTAATTGTACCTGGTGGTTTTAGTTACGGGGATTATCTGCGCTGTGGTGCGATCGCTCAGTTCTCGCCTGTGATGCAGCAGGTGATTGCTCACGCACAAAAAGGTAAGTTTGTCCTCGGTATTTGCAACGGCTTTCAGGTATTAACTGAAGCAGGGTTGTTACCAGGGGCATTAACGAGGAATCGAGATTTGCATTTTATATGCGATCGCGTCCCCTTGCAAGTTGAGCGTACCGATACCAATTGGACGCAAGCCTATACAACGGGTGAAACGATCACTTTACCCATTGCCCACGGTGAAGGGCGATTTTATGCTGATTCAGCCACCTTATCAGCCATTGAAGAGCATGAGCAAGTCGTCTTCCGCTATGCAGGAGAAAATCCCAACGGTTCACTCAACAACATCGCCGGCATTTGTAATCGTCAAGGCAACGTTTTAGGCATGATGCCGCACCCAGAAAGGGCATCAGATGCCTCCCTGGGGTGTAGTGATGGGTTGAGATTATTTCAAGGCTTGTTAGAGAAAATAGCAGCCTTGGCGTAG
- the trpE gene encoding anthranilate synthase component I: MMFPDFSDFSQLALQGNFVPVYQEWVADLDTPVSAWYKVCAGQPYSFLLESVEGGEKIGRYSLLGCNPLWILSAKGDTTTQTHRDGSQVVFAGDPFTALAECLEPFKPVTLPQLPPGIGGLFGFWGYELIRWIEPRVPVHPQDERNIPDGLWMQVDHLLIFDQVKRKIWAIAYADLRDPEVDLQQAYEQACDRVTQMLCKLSLPVSPQKTILEWTPPGTQNVGGIEAYTSNFTRPEFCASVEKAKEYIKAGDIFQVVISQRLSTEYTGDPFALYRSLRQINPSPYMAFFNFQDWQIIGSSPEVMVKAERDADGGVLATVRPIAGTRPRGKTTKEDAAFAEDLLQDPKETAEHVMLVDLGRNDLGRVCESGSVKVDELMIVERYSHVMHIVSNVVGKLAPDKTAWDLLKACFPAGTVSGAPKIRAMEIINELEPSRRGVYSGVYGYYDFEGQLNSAIAIRTMVLQNNTVTVQAGAGLVADSEPEKEYEETLNKARGLLIAIRCLQ, encoded by the coding sequence ATGATGTTCCCCGATTTTTCTGATTTTTCTCAGCTCGCTTTACAAGGTAATTTTGTCCCGGTGTATCAGGAATGGGTAGCAGACCTAGATACGCCTGTGTCAGCTTGGTATAAAGTTTGTGCTGGTCAGCCTTATAGTTTTTTGCTGGAATCAGTGGAAGGCGGGGAGAAAATCGGACGTTATAGTTTACTCGGTTGCAATCCGCTATGGATTTTATCAGCTAAGGGTGACACTACAACTCAGACACATCGAGATGGTTCCCAAGTTGTCTTTGCAGGTGACCCATTTACAGCTTTAGCTGAATGTCTGGAACCTTTTAAACCTGTGACTTTACCCCAACTACCGCCAGGAATTGGGGGATTGTTTGGATTTTGGGGCTATGAATTGATTCGGTGGATTGAGCCACGTGTGCCAGTTCATCCACAAGATGAGCGTAATATCCCTGATGGATTATGGATGCAGGTAGACCACCTGTTGATTTTTGACCAAGTGAAGCGGAAAATTTGGGCGATCGCCTACGCAGATTTACGTGATCCGGAAGTAGATTTGCAACAGGCTTATGAACAAGCGTGCGATCGCGTTACCCAGATGTTGTGTAAGTTATCTCTACCTGTGTCGCCACAAAAAACTATTTTAGAATGGACTCCCCCAGGAACGCAGAATGTCGGGGGAATAGAGGCATATACCAGCAATTTCACTCGCCCAGAATTTTGCGCCAGTGTGGAAAAGGCTAAAGAATATATTAAAGCTGGTGATATTTTCCAAGTAGTAATTTCCCAGCGTTTATCAACAGAATATACAGGCGACCCCTTCGCCCTTTATCGTTCCCTGCGCCAGATTAATCCTTCGCCTTACATGGCTTTCTTTAACTTCCAAGATTGGCAAATTATCGGTTCCAGTCCAGAGGTGATGGTCAAAGCCGAACGGGATGCAGATGGTGGGGTATTAGCCACAGTCCGCCCCATTGCAGGGACACGTCCACGGGGGAAAACGACGAAGGAGGATGCAGCTTTCGCTGAAGATTTACTCCAAGACCCCAAGGAAACTGCGGAACACGTGATGCTAGTTGATTTAGGGCGGAATGATTTGGGGCGGGTTTGTGAAAGTGGTAGCGTCAAAGTTGATGAATTAATGATCGTTGAGCGTTATTCTCATGTCATGCACATTGTGAGTAATGTGGTGGGTAAGTTAGCACCAGATAAAACGGCTTGGGATTTACTCAAGGCTTGTTTCCCTGCGGGGACTGTGAGTGGTGCGCCTAAAATTCGGGCGATGGAAATTATCAATGAGTTGGAACCGAGTCGCCGGGGTGTTTATTCTGGTGTCTATGGTTATTATGATTTTGAAGGACAATTGAATAGTGCGATCGCCATTCGCACAATGGTATTGCAGAATAATACAGTAACTGTCCAAGCTGGTGCAGGTTTGGTGGCTGATTCTGAACCTGAGAAGGAATATGAGGAGACTTTGAATAAGGCGCGAGGATTGTTGATCGCAATTCGTTGTTTACAGTGA